One part of the Pecten maximus chromosome 1, xPecMax1.1, whole genome shotgun sequence genome encodes these proteins:
- the LOC117336020 gene encoding organic cation transporter-like protein, whose protein sequence is MAEAKAVVMKFHAASNTESYVPSEEEREPKPYTSAKPFYCNLTLMRYSLINSINFFVVYNCNYVITLNTENLSGDCFLNFLINGLVDIPAITIALLFSNKIGRKRLYLFGMAVAGLSLLCSATTLMLIEGDAIALIIMTMVGKTGTRISMCIIYVWSDELFPTTMRGSIMGIGVTCGNAGLVVSPYIARLSTIFPEVIGPAGPLIFGSLAIVSAVLTLTFPETKHKALPETLAHVQQMTRY, encoded by the exons ATGGCAGAGGCCAAAGCAGTCGTTATGAAATTCCATGCTGCTAGCAATACAGAGAGTTACGTTCCATCAGAGGAAGAAAGGGAACCAAAACCATATACCAGTGCCAAGCCATTCTATTGTAACCTAACTCTCATGCGGTACTCTTTGATCAATTCCATTAATTT TTTTGTGGTGTATAATTGCAATTATGTGATTACACTCAATACAGAGAATCTCAGCGGGGATTGTTTCCTCAATTTTCTGATAAATGGACTTGTGGATATTCCGGCAATCACTATAGCCCTCTTATTCAGCAACAAGATAGGTCGGAAGAGGCTATATTTATTTGGAATGGCTGTTGCTGGACTGTCACTGCTGTGTAGTGCAACTACTCTTATGTTGATTGAGGGAG ATGCAATCGCCTTGATCATCATGACAATGGTCGGGAAAACAGGAACAAGGATTTCGATGTGTATTATCTATGTGTGGTCGGATGAGCTCTTCCCCACTACAATGAGGGGTAGTATTATGGGAATCGGCGTGACCTGTGGTAATGCCGGGTTAGTCGTGTCACCTTACATAGCTAGACTG TCCACGATTTTTCCTGAGGTGATCGGCCCAGCAGGACCACTCATATTTGGATCACTGGCCATTGTGTCAGCGGTACTAACCCTTACATTCCCTGAAACAAAACACAAAGCTCTACCGGAAACATTGGCTCATGTGCAACAGATGACAAGATATTAA